A single region of the Camelus ferus isolate YT-003-E chromosome 2, BCGSAC_Cfer_1.0, whole genome shotgun sequence genome encodes:
- the NKX6-1 gene encoding homeobox protein Nkx-6.1, protein MLAVGAMEGTRQSAFLLSSPPLAALHSMAEMKTPLYPAAYPPLPAGPPSSSSSSSSSSSPSPPLGAHNPGSLKPPAAGGLSSLGSPPQQLSAATPHGINDILSRPSMPVASGAALPSASPSGSSSSSSSSTSASSASAAAAAAAAAAAAASSPAGLLAGLPRFSSLSPPPPPPGLYFSPSAAAVAAVGRYPKPLAELPGRTPIFWPGVMQSPPWRDARLACTPHQGSILLDKDGKRKHTRPTFSGQQIFALEKTFEQTKYLAGPERARLAYSLGMTESQVKVWFQNRRTKWRKKHAAEMATAKKKQDSETERLKGASENEEEDDDYNKPLDPNSDDEKITQLLKKHKSSSGGGGLLLHASENESSS, encoded by the exons ATGTTAGCGGTGGGGGCGATGGAGGGCACCCGGCAGAGCGCGTTCCTGCTCAGCAGCCCGCCCCTGGCTGCCCTGCACAGTATGGCAGAAATGAAGACCCCGCTGTACCCCGCTGCGTACCCCCCACTGCCCGCCGGccccccttcctcctcatcctcctcgtcctcctcgtcGTCGCCTTCTCCGCCTTTGGGCGCCCACAACCCAGGCAGCCTGAAGCCCCCTGCGGCGGGGGGGCTCTCGTCCTTAGGCAGCCCCCCACAGCAGCTCTCGGCCGCCACCCCACACGGCATCAACGACATCCTGAGCCGGCCCTCCATGCCCGTGGCCTCCGGGGCCGCCCTGCCCTCCGCCTCGCCCTCCggttcttcctcctcttcttcctcgtCCACCTCTGCTTCCTCCGCCTCGGCCGCGGCGGCCGCGGCCGCGGCCGCTGCGGCCGCCGCCTCATCCCCCGCGGGGCTGCTGGCTGGCCTGCCCCGTTTCAGCAGCCTgagcccgccgccgccgccgcccgggctCTACTTCAGCCCCAGCGCCGCGGCTGTGGCCGCCGTGGGTCGGTACCCCAAGCCACTAGCCGAGCTGCCCGGTCGGACACCTATCTTCTGGCCAGGAGTGATGCAAAGCCCGCCCTGGAGGGACGCACGCCTGGCCTGCACCCCTC ATCAAGGATCCATTTTGTTGGACAAAGACGGGAAGAGAAAACATACGAGACCCACATTCTCGGGCCAGCAAATCTTCGCCCTGGAGAAGACTTTCGAACAAACGAAATACTTGGCGGGGCCCGAGAGAGCTCGCTTGGCCTATTCGCTGGGGATGACAGAGAGTCAGGTCAAG GTCTGGTTCCAGAACCGCCGGACGAAGTGGAGGAAGAAGCACGCGGCCGAAATGGCCACGGCCAAGAAGAAGCAGGACTCGGAGACCGAGCGGCTTAAGGGGGCCTCGGAGAACGAGGAGGAGGACGACGACTACAACAAGCCCCTGGACCCCAACTCGGACGACGAGAAAATCACGCAGCTGCTGAAGAAGCACAAGtccagcagcggcggcggcggcctccTGCTGCACGCGTCCGAGAACGAGAGCTCATCCTGa